GAATTTCCAGAGAGCAGTGCAGGTTACAGTCAGAGCTGCTGATCCTGGATCAGAACCTGGACGTGGTGTTTCTGAACACGAGTTTTGAGTTTAGGCTGAACTCAGAGCAGCTCGCTGTTCATTTAACTCTAATTACATTACAGCTTCCTGTTCTCAACAAACCAGCCATTCATTACTGAACTACCGCTCAGAGCggcttactatactatactatactatactatactatactatactatactatactatactatactatcccatactatactatactatactatactatactatactatactatactatactatactatactatactatcccatactatactatactatactatactatactatactatactatactatactatcccatactatactatactatactatactatactatactatactatactaacccACAGTTCACTTCAGTTTAACTCTAATTACATTACAGCTTCCTGTTCTCAACAAACCAGCCATTCATTACTGAACTACCGCTCAGAGCggcttactatactatactatactatactatactatactatactatactatactatactatactatcccatactatactatactatactatactatactatactatactatactatcccatactatactatactatactatactatactatactatcccatactatactatactatactatactatactatactatactatactatactaacccACAGTTGACTTCAGTTTAACTCTAATTACATTACAGCTTCCTGTTCTCAACAAACCAGCCATTCATTACTGAACTACCACTCAGAGCggcttactatactatactttactatactatactatactatactaacccACAGTTCACTTCAGTTTAACACTAATTACATTACAGCTTCCTGTTCTCAACAAACCAGCCATTCATTACTGAACTATCACTCAGAGCggcttactatactatactttactatactatactatactatactaacccACAGTTCACTTCAGTTTAACTCTAATTACATTCCAGCTTCCCGTCCACAACAAACCAGCCATTTATTACTGAACCACCGCTCACCCTGTaaaacactatactatactatactatactatactatactaacccACAGTTCACTTCAGTTTAACTCTAATTACATTCCAGCTTTCCGTCCTCAACAAACCAGCCATTCATTACTGAACTACCACTCAGAGCggcttactatactatactacaacaCCCCACAGAGCAGCTTCACCCCAtaaaatactatactatactcaacCACCCCACTGAACAGATTAATGTGGTCTGAGATCTAAAcgtacttctctctctctctctctctctctctctctctctctctctctctctcatcatctCCAGATTTACCGGTATACGCCCCCTTCCTGATAGTGGTGTGTGTGTTCCTGGTCTTTGTCCTGCTGGGCTCAGTGGTGGCTACCTGTTTTTGCCTGAGCCAGAAGCCCCTCCCCCCTGCACGCTCCAGCCAATCCCCAGTCCCTCAGGACCCCGTGCACCCACCCTCCGAGTCCCCCGAGACCCAGCCAATGACAGCCAGCACTGGAACCTCCTGCGGGTCATCGTCCTCGCTCTGCCCACTCAAGAGCCCCTCCCAACACCAGCAAGCCCTGCCCCCTCGCTTCCCCCAGACACCAAACCCCGCCTTCCACCGGACCATGACCCTGCCCACAATGCTCCACCCCCTCATGTTCCCCACCACCATGCTGAACTCCTATATGATGCCCGTGCCGGGTCCCAGACCCTACCGCTCGGTGCCCTCCCCGTGCCCGCCCAACGCTGGCACCGCCCTCGGCACTGTCACCGGCACCGGCACTGTCACCGGCACCATGCAGAGGAGCAGCGAGATCATACTCTAATGCACCTGAACACAGCTTCAGGGGTTTGATTTTACCTGGAGTTTGTGGTTTCTGCCCAATCAGTTTTGGAGGCGGAGCCATTAGAGCTGGAGTGGGTGGAGTTAAGATTTTATATTAGCCACAGCTATTGCTAATGATGCTAAACACAtgttagaatgaatatatattacAGGACAAGACagtaaatgaatgtaaatataaacattatgaGATAAGACAGAAAAGAAAATGGAACTGTAAAATACAGGACAGgacaataaagaagaaaaaaaaatacaggacagGAAAGAAATGGAAAAGGTTATGGGAAAAGGGAGTAAAAATTAAAAAGGTACAAGGTAAGACAAAAGAACAAGaaagtgaaataaagtaaaaaaaattaacagtttaacattttttcttaacaaatgttaacaatttaaaaaagaatgCACAATAAAATTTTACAGGACAagacagtaaagaattaaaaaggAAATGAAGCCAGGTAGTAAAGAATTGAAAAAAGTAATGAGACTGGACAGTTATCAACTGAAAAGGAGAcaggactgtaaaaaaaattaaaaagataatGTGACAAGATAGTAAAACAATGGAAGGGCAATGGGACAGGACAGCGAACAATTCAAGAAGGTAATAGGATAGAATTGTAAAGAATTGAAAAGGTAATGGGGCAGgacagtaaaacatttaaaatgtaacaataaatgatagtaaataatttaaaaagggtAATGTGACAGGACAAAAAAGAATTGCAAAATAATAAGACGGGATAGTAAAGCATTGACAAGGTAATGGGACAAGacagtaaaaaaatgaaaatgtaacagGACATGACAGTAAAGAATTGAAAAGAATAATGTGACATGATAGTAAAGAATTCCACAGCCTTAGTGTGTTTGTAACGTGAGCAGCATGTGTCACATATGTTGCTCTAAGGCAAGGTATTTGTATATAAGATATTtctatatgtatttttgtatttgtggttTATATTCTTAATTTACCGAAGCATaatcttaaatattttaatagagGTACAGTATATGTTTAAAAAGTGGGGTCTTAATTTTACACAACATGCacatttattgctttattttttattgagaacattaaagggttaaaatatttATGTGCTGTGTTATAACATCTGTATTAAACATGTATTtgattatatatgtgttttataaCTGTGTCAGTAAGTACAGTACACTCGCGTCGTCCTCTCGCGCTGTATCCAGTGACCTTCAGAGCTCTGATGTGGAATATTGATAATATTGATCATATTTGTGTGCTGTAGGGGGTTATATGGGTGAGCTGAGTGGTGAGGGAATTAAATGTGGTTGAATTGGAGTCACTGAAGTCTATTGGTGTCTATGTTTAGTGTTTAAACATCacaattatttaaataacagcagagaaaatataataatatgtacATATATCATCAAAATAAGGCCTTTGGAAATTGAAATTTGGTTGGAATATTCACCTATtgactgtttttttgtattttaagggctctatctatctatctatagtaatgatcattgctatctttaCCTTCatcttttaaatagcaacagtgtttctgaatatatctacactgatgggcgtggtggtctggaaatgaggtgtgttcaggtacatttctggagtattgctatcttggcaacagaaaacacaggtgctccgctgactgatttgaaccctgacaacagtctacatcaacaattaacagaagagtaaataaaataacattgctgttcccgtaaatgagctgctggagctccttcaaaGCGTCATCCAgcagagtttgttgaacacgtccaggtagctgcaccgttacaatagcaatccaccaaagtcagagctcacctgatctactcttaaagagaatgatgagcaaggaGACATTCTGATTAGTaaatttcacgttacgcccataATTAACCattaaccatgattaattaagataaattaAGTATTTTGCGGTTTTTGAatcatgcaaggtgtacttttcccaatgttacgatagcaaagacatactcaaacgccctaaatcaagcacaaagtctcaaaatagcAAAATTCTTTCACATTGTGAACAAACAGATATGTCTGTcctggccccgccccctccaATGTGGATGGATACTGTAATGGATTACAGTAGTTGATCCTCTGATGCTAAAAGCTCATATCGACATTAGAAATGGGTTTTCGCACCCCAGTCGCCACCCCAGTGACCTACTGGCCATCTGGCAGCGTTTATACTGGGTGGGCTTTTACTGATGATGGGTTTTAGGGTCTTTAGTAACAGAAAGCCTGGGGTTATAttggaaatggctaaaataacaaaaaagatgcagagatttcagacctcaaataatgcaaagaaaacaagttcatattcataaagttttaagagttcagaaatcaatatttagtggaataaccctggtttttaatcacagttttcatgcatcttggcatcatgttctccaccaccagtcttacacactgcttttactgATGAACAGTTTTAGGGTCTTTAGTAGCAGAAAGCCTGGGGTTATATGGGAAGTGGCTGGGGTTATATGGGAAGTGGGTGGGGTTATGTGGGAAGTGAGTGGGGTTATGTGGGAAGTGGGTGGGGGTATAGGGGGAATTAGCCTGGGTAATAGAGGGGATGTGTGGGAGGTTAAAGGTTACGATaagccacatgtgtcaaacacaaggcccgcgggccaaatgtggcccgccacgtctttttatgtggcccgcgagagcttgtaagatcttagtgtctataataaataagtcagaagcgttctttgaccaaaaaatacatttcccacaatgcttgtcgattgtattacccgcaaagttacggcttactgccactacacggcagtgtagtcattgatgtggaaaccctgccggagggaaggtgtaacttcgcgggtggaattgagacatataaatgtttatcccataatgtccagaaaaagagaagttgatgcagacggacggctgtgcttcaaggcgaaagaccggtatgccttttgtgttacgaagagtgttactgaccaaaataaacgctgtttataatgtaatcccagcagtgactcatgctctaaacggctgctgttaggtgattgggctgaaagatgaactgtagagagctgtattattcggttacaaaaatctttatttcatacacagaagaacttaaaaattttaaaaacgctccagactggctgagctgagccctgtagcccgtggctgggctgtagctctgactcagtaaagactgcgggcttgtggtgctgctgctgcagctcccactagtggttggatgaggaactgctaaatctgaggaaatgctatgttcttaacagctcacaatttgattttatatttattaagccttatttcagttaataatttcaaagttaatataacttgatgtcatttctattcacttgaatagtttggttcttgattgatggagtttttggatttcatgacatgacaaattaaaaggatttatgttaatagagcaacaagcaaacattttttccatgcaactgtaatatttgattgaataaataatatattgagagttatttaacattaaggagtaattacattcatttacatatattacatttggttacattttattacatttataagttacatctggccctcggaggacagccaatatgccaatgtggccctctgccaaaatgagtttgacacccctgcgaTAAGCCATGTTGATACGCAATGGATGGGATTAGATAAGAGGGAGACAGATGGGG
This genomic interval from Astyanax mexicanus isolate ESR-SI-001 chromosome 1, AstMex3_surface, whole genome shotgun sequence contains the following:
- the LOC125782212 gene encoding protein shisa-2-like — protein: MGGVSVAGRLVSVAVTLLVGVGGEYCHGWLDSRAQWRDGFHCPERTDGREAVLCCGHCDLRYCCGDSRARLDQGDCTDTSRGQQTPGTDQTTDLPVYAPFLIVVCVFLVFVLLGSVVATCFCLSQKPLPPARSSQSPVPQDPVHPPSESPETQPMTASTGTSCGSSSSLCPLKSPSQHQQALPPRFPQTPNPAFHRTMTLPTMLHPLMFPTTMLNSYMMPVPGPRPYRSVPSPCPPNAGTALGTVTGTGTVTGTMQRSSEIIL